The following coding sequences are from one Veillonella rodentium window:
- a CDS encoding hemagglutinin repeat-containing protein: MMVPKRRRYWKDEVFMTPSVTEQNVKPVGVVKDHAEDVLSTSTMAKVNDSLDPYGLGKGNGKRSGTIDGLSLPTESLYRIHPEITANALVETDPAFTDRKQFLSSQYMIDALNQDPDRRLKRLGDGFYEQQLVNQQILAATGRQYLTGYTDNEAEYKALLEAGIAYGKQFNLTPGITLSDAQMQAITTDMVWLETKTMVVNGKEQQVLYPKVYLAKQSAKSLDAMGGLISGRAIVSETDADIRNQGVMTADTIVLNGQNIHNTGMIDGRTVAVAAKQDVNTTGAIHGDTHVVVRAGRDVNVGARVKALSNQDVVRRQGTVGVSEPGGQLSIAANRDIHLKGALVQGGANTTMDITAGHDVNLGTEQLAAKKDMTVNGDNYNRTERRTELGTTVLGDGDVAIRAGHDVSVRNGVVNSEQGTTTMAAGHDVNVTPGESYSRDEYGIKYKEKSLLSKTVRTLRTDHEHTGVLSSTIGGNAIDMKANHDVSLTGANVLGTKDVNITAGHDVRTDSGEERQRDDIYEHSKKTGLMSAGIGFTIGSKKVTDTLDGKYTNQVETLIGAAKGKVAIHANEAAHLTSASILAGTNATVQAPDMVLDGKHNTADIKQTHEVKTSGLTVSLGGSIASALNGAYALQQKGKDRHDKRLAALEYVEAGKELRKGLTNINEYRAYTPANVVNHADSLMDSGLQKMDFSARLDRLASSGQLTEKQLKTVTGMRDRFAVEGAQEYQTGFNEMADIQGDQSQYKAQKRAKKDGLANIHVGIGSSYSKSVTELHDRDYAGGKIISNNTTSLLAKSNALNTGTITAIGETIQGKTVDVVADNTINLQAATNTSRKTENNDTKSWSVGANISVNGGGMLGFDANYNKGMQRENTEKVSYAPSRITANTVNMISGKDTNVIGSTVKGDRVVANVGGNLYIQSLQDKETYVGKQKNTGFSVSTNGTQLGNIFGEHSKGDMRSNYAGVTEQAGIFAGKDGYTITTKGTTTLEGAVIDSKAATEKNVVSTGRLAMKDIENTAEYSSKNTGVSYNHIGNFKSLSQAGQDAVYNSLGLLPKLLPESKDSAHSTTKSAIADGTITVHDESVDIRSISRDTANSLNKLDTIFDKKKVEERQELARLFAKDAFEQLHYWEPKTKEEKVAKAIAHGVVAEVSARVAGNKPGSGFYAGVTNEALIGDIQKVAKTNPAVAQWLSAGVGAVVNAGLGKLVITGAAEAQYGTKWNLELTEHAKDVRLNEYNGFKKLFDRQYLDQIAQGNSYSEEDIQKAYNDLVYAYNNAEKFGITPVARDLLGFFLDEDPNAHGIVAVDYTEHGYPIYTFGSDSVINQIFRSQQYSSMNLDIISDAVYESRNTTENMPTYTNSHSFYGYGADAALALGSASTITTFKNGNAYNGAVITIIDNWDHGKILAEWIKYPRIYEAAYILQQSGYRRTFAYKTTYDFSVS; the protein is encoded by the coding sequence ATGATGGTGCCAAAACGCCGTCGGTACTGGAAGGATGAAGTGTTTATGACCCCGTCTGTTACCGAACAGAATGTCAAACCTGTGGGTGTCGTAAAAGATCATGCAGAGGATGTGCTGTCGACTTCAACGATGGCTAAGGTGAACGATAGTTTAGATCCGTATGGTCTGGGTAAAGGAAACGGTAAGCGTAGCGGCACGATTGACGGGCTTTCATTACCTACGGAATCACTCTACAGAATTCATCCGGAGATTACTGCCAATGCATTGGTGGAGACAGATCCGGCTTTCACGGACCGCAAACAATTTTTATCCTCTCAATATATGATTGATGCCCTTAATCAGGATCCTGACCGTCGTCTTAAGCGATTAGGTGACGGGTTTTACGAACAACAATTGGTGAATCAGCAGATTCTCGCTGCTACCGGTCGCCAATATTTGACCGGTTATACAGATAATGAAGCGGAGTATAAAGCGCTTCTTGAGGCGGGCATTGCCTATGGTAAACAGTTTAATTTAACGCCGGGGATTACCTTGTCTGATGCACAAATGCAGGCCATAACGACGGACATGGTATGGCTTGAAACGAAAACGATGGTTGTCAATGGCAAAGAACAGCAAGTTCTTTATCCAAAAGTATACTTAGCGAAACAATCCGCAAAGAGTCTGGATGCTATGGGCGGTCTCATCAGCGGTCGCGCGATTGTAAGCGAGACCGATGCTGATATACGAAACCAAGGTGTGATGACCGCTGATACCATTGTATTGAATGGACAGAATATCCATAATACCGGTATGATTGACGGACGTACTGTGGCGGTTGCAGCGAAACAGGATGTGAATACTACGGGGGCTATTCATGGCGATACACACGTTGTGGTGCGTGCAGGCCGGGATGTGAATGTGGGCGCTCGTGTCAAGGCGTTGTCGAATCAGGATGTTGTTCGTCGTCAAGGTACAGTAGGTGTATCTGAACCGGGTGGACAATTATCTATTGCCGCTAATCGTGATATACATCTCAAAGGGGCCTTGGTTCAGGGCGGTGCTAATACAACGATGGACATTACGGCAGGCCATGATGTGAATCTCGGTACGGAACAGCTGGCTGCGAAAAAAGATATGACCGTCAACGGCGATAATTATAACCGTACGGAACGTCGTACTGAATTAGGTACGACCGTTCTAGGTGATGGTGATGTGGCTATTCGTGCCGGTCATGATGTATCTGTTCGCAACGGTGTCGTAAATAGTGAACAGGGTACAACGACGATGGCGGCCGGACATGATGTGAATGTGACACCCGGTGAAAGCTATAGCCGTGATGAATATGGTATTAAGTATAAGGAAAAGAGCTTATTATCTAAAACAGTGCGTACGCTACGTACTGATCATGAACATACGGGTGTTTTATCTTCAACCATCGGTGGCAATGCTATTGATATGAAAGCCAACCATGATGTGTCCTTAACGGGGGCTAATGTATTGGGTACGAAGGATGTAAACATTACTGCGGGACATGATGTGCGTACAGATTCCGGTGAAGAAAGACAGCGCGATGATATCTATGAACACAGCAAGAAAACAGGTTTGATGAGTGCCGGTATAGGCTTTACTATAGGCAGTAAAAAAGTAACGGATACACTGGATGGAAAGTATACGAATCAGGTAGAAACATTAATTGGGGCAGCTAAAGGAAAAGTTGCCATTCATGCGAATGAGGCCGCTCATTTGACAAGCGCTTCTATATTAGCAGGTACAAATGCAACGGTACAGGCGCCGGATATGGTCCTTGACGGCAAACATAATACGGCTGATATAAAGCAGACACATGAAGTTAAAACTTCCGGTTTAACTGTAAGTTTAGGAGGCTCTATTGCATCAGCTCTTAATGGTGCCTATGCGTTGCAACAAAAAGGAAAAGATCGACATGATAAACGATTGGCAGCGCTTGAATATGTAGAGGCTGGTAAAGAATTACGTAAAGGACTTACTAATATTAACGAATATAGGGCATATACGCCGGCTAATGTTGTTAATCATGCAGATAGTTTAATGGATTCCGGACTGCAAAAAATGGATTTTAGTGCGAGACTCGATCGGTTGGCATCATCCGGACAGTTAACTGAAAAACAACTGAAGACCGTAACAGGAATGCGTGACCGGTTCGCTGTAGAAGGTGCCCAGGAGTATCAGACAGGTTTTAATGAAATGGCTGATATACAGGGGGATCAGTCTCAATATAAAGCACAAAAGCGTGCTAAGAAGGATGGGTTAGCTAATATTCATGTCGGCATTGGATCCAGTTACAGCAAGAGCGTTACTGAATTACATGATCGCGACTATGCAGGTGGTAAGATTATATCCAATAATACTACTTCCTTATTAGCGAAATCTAATGCACTGAATACAGGAACGATCACGGCTATAGGTGAAACGATACAAGGTAAAACGGTTGATGTAGTAGCTGATAATACGATTAATTTGCAAGCCGCAACTAATACAAGTCGTAAAACAGAAAATAATGATACGAAAAGCTGGTCCGTAGGGGCTAATATAAGTGTGAATGGTGGAGGTATGTTAGGCTTTGATGCTAATTATAATAAAGGTATGCAACGAGAAAATACCGAGAAAGTATCATACGCACCTTCTCGAATAACAGCTAATACGGTCAATATGATTTCCGGTAAAGATACGAATGTAATAGGCTCTACAGTCAAAGGTGATAGAGTTGTTGCCAACGTAGGTGGTAATTTATATATTCAAAGTTTACAGGATAAAGAGACCTATGTGGGGAAACAGAAAAATACAGGATTTAGTGTTTCTACAAATGGAACTCAATTAGGTAATATTTTCGGTGAGCATTCTAAAGGAGATATGCGTAGCAACTATGCCGGTGTAACGGAGCAAGCCGGTATCTTTGCCGGTAAGGATGGTTATACAATTACTACAAAAGGTACTACCACATTAGAAGGGGCTGTTATAGATAGTAAAGCTGCTACAGAAAAGAATGTAGTATCTACCGGTCGCTTAGCGATGAAAGATATTGAAAATACGGCTGAGTACTCTTCGAAGAATACAGGTGTGAGTTATAACCATATAGGAAACTTTAAGTCGCTAAGTCAAGCGGGACAAGATGCGGTATATAATTCGTTAGGACTTTTACCGAAATTATTACCTGAATCGAAGGATTCCGCACATAGCACTACCAAATCTGCTATTGCTGATGGTACAATAACTGTACATGATGAATCTGTAGATATACGTTCGATTTCTAGAGATACCGCTAATAGTCTTAATAAACTGGATACGATCTTTGATAAAAAGAAAGTAGAGGAACGACAGGAATTAGCTCGGCTCTTTGCTAAAGATGCATTTGAACAATTGCATTATTGGGAACCGAAAACTAAAGAAGAGAAAGTGGCTAAAGCGATTGCTCATGGTGTAGTGGCGGAAGTATCCGCTCGAGTTGCCGGTAATAAGCCGGGCAGCGGTTTCTATGCCGGAGTTACCAATGAGGCGTTAATTGGTGACATTCAAAAGGTTGCCAAGACAAATCCTGCTGTGGCGCAATGGCTCAGTGCCGGCGTAGGGGCAGTAGTAAATGCGGGATTAGGAAAACTTGTTATTACCGGAGCGGCTGAAGCGCAGTATGGAACGAAGTGGAATTTAGAATTAACAGAACATGCAAAAGATGTTAGATTAAATGAATATAATGGTTTTAAAAAGTTATTTGATAGACAATATTTAGATCAGATTGCTCAAGGGAATTCTTATAGTGAAGAAGATATACAAAAAGCTTATAATGATTTGGTATATGCATATAATAATGCTGAGAAATTTGGGATCACGCCAGTAGCCAGAGACCTACTTGGGTTTTTCTTAGATGAAGATCCTAATGCACATGGTATTGTTGCTGTAGATTATACTGAGCACGGTTATCCAATTTATACATTTGGTTCCGACTCGGTAATAAATCAGATTTTTAGATCACAACAATATAGTTCTATGAATTTAGATATAATATCAGATGCGGTATATGAGTCTCGAAACACCACAGAGAATATGCCAACATATACTAATTCTCATAGTTTTTATGGATATGGAGCTGATGCAGCCTTAGCATTAGGCAGTGCTTCAACAATAACAACATTTAAAAATGGTAATGCATATAATGGAGCAGTTATTACTATAATTGATAATTGGGATCATGGTAAAATTTTAGCTGAATGGATTAAATACCCAAGAATTTATGAAGCGGCCTATATTTTACAACAATCAGGTTATAGACGAACGTTTGCATACAAAACTACATATGATTTTTCTGTAAGTTAG
- a CDS encoding hemagglutinin repeat-containing protein — translation MTSGKDTNVIGSTVKGDRVVANVGGNLYIQSLQDKETYVGKQKNTGFSVSTNGTQLGSISGEHSKGDMRSNYASVTEQAGIFAGKDGYTITTKGTTTLEGAVIDSKAAAGKNTVSTGRLAMKDIENMAEYSSKNTGVSYNHIGNFKSLSQAGQDAVYNSLGLLPKLLPESKDSAHSTTKSAIADGTITVHDESVDIRSISRDTANSLNKLDKIFDKKKVEERQELARLFAKDAFEQLHYWEPKTKEEKVAKAIAHGVVAEVSARVAGNKPGSGFYAGVTNEALIGDIQKVAKTNPAVAQWLSAGVGAVVNAGLGKPVITGAAEAQYGTKWNATGTIKESDDLKGGEFINIIVPPELNGTEENQAFLRSRWGDMYLPYGVLPGEYAVIQFSKPGSQSRGQEVIINSDRSYSNVEESLGLVKSVWDKNSGYLSNQEDKSSTNLDWLNIKPTRNLKATWFEKSSGRYYNEYDNGDIEPTDRYRGIEFLQQGYPLERVTYNNGGSFYYISNGYYVPDVNETKAAIDKAETEIVLANMNDLAGGGRGGSASINIGKFTSNLNNVAKYQLRSIVNIPSKSFNSLPTHVSRSYSNYKNINWQGNYSGQTPGTAAGRRYANRDNQLPNKDTNGNAITYKEYDVNNYTGPIRDSERFVRGSDGSVYYTDNHYKSFIKIE, via the coding sequence ATGACTTCCGGTAAAGATACGAATGTAATAGGCTCTACAGTCAAAGGTGATAGAGTTGTTGCTAATGTAGGCGGTAATTTATATATTCAAAGTTTACAGGATAAAGAGACCTATGTGGGGAAACAGAAAAATACAGGATTTAGTGTTTCTACAAATGGGACTCAATTAGGTAGTATCTCCGGCGAGCACTCTAAAGGAGATATGCGCAGTAACTATGCCAGTGTAACGGAGCAAGCCGGTATTTTTGCCGGTAAGGATGGTTATACAATTACTACAAAAGGCACTACTACATTAGAAGGGGCTGTTATAGATAGTAAAGCTGCTGCAGGAAAGAATACAGTATCTACCGGTCGCTTAGCGATGAAAGATATTGAAAATATGGCTGAGTACTCTTCGAAGAATACAGGTGTGAGTTATAACCATATAGGAAACTTTAAGTCGCTAAGTCAAGCGGGACAAGATGCGGTATATAATTCGCTAGGACTTTTACCAAAATTACTACCTGAATCTAAGGATTCCGCACATAGCACTACCAAATCTGCTATTGCTGATGGTACAATAACTGTACATGATGAATCTGTAGATATACGTTCGATTTCTAGAGATACCGCTAATAGTCTTAATAAATTGGACAAGATCTTTGATAAGAAAAAAGTAGAGGAACGACAGGAATTAGCTCGGCTCTTTGCTAAAGATGCATTTGAACAATTGCATTATTGGGAACCGAAAACTAAAGAAGAGAAAGTGGCTAAAGCGATTGCTCATGGTGTAGTGGCGGAAGTATCCGCTCGAGTTGCCGGTAATAAGCCGGGCAGCGGTTTCTATGCTGGAGTTACCAATGAGGCGTTAATTGGTGACATTCAAAAGGTTGCCAAGACTAATCCTGCTGTGGCGCAATGGCTCAGTGCCGGCGTAGGGGCAGTAGTAAATGCGGGATTAGGAAAACCTGTTATTACCGGGGCTGCTGAGGCACAGTATGGAACGAAGTGGAATGCAACTGGAACGATTAAGGAGAGTGATGATTTAAAAGGTGGCGAATTTATTAATATAATAGTACCACCAGAGTTAAATGGAACAGAAGAAAATCAGGCCTTTTTAAGAAGTCGATGGGGAGATATGTACTTGCCTTATGGGGTGTTACCAGGAGAATATGCTGTAATTCAATTTTCTAAACCTGGATCACAATCCCGAGGGCAAGAAGTAATCATAAATTCGGACAGAAGCTATTCAAATGTGGAGGAATCTCTCGGTTTGGTTAAATCTGTTTGGGACAAAAATAGTGGGTATTTATCGAATCAAGAAGATAAAAGTTCGACTAACTTGGATTGGTTAAATATTAAGCCTACACGGAATTTAAAAGCAACATGGTTTGAGAAAAGTTCAGGTCGTTATTATAATGAGTATGATAATGGAGATATTGAACCTACCGATAGATATAGAGGTATTGAGTTCTTGCAACAAGGATATCCTCTTGAACGAGTGACTTATAATAATGGAGGTTCGTTTTATTATATTTCAAACGGGTATTATGTGCCTGATGTAAATGAAACTAAAGCTGCTATTGATAAAGCAGAAACTGAAATTGTTTTGGCTAATATGAATGACCTTGCTGGGGGAGGCCGAGGTGGATCTGCATCTATTAATATTGGTAAGTTTACTAGTAATTTAAATAATGTAGCAAAATATCAATTAAGAAGTATAGTAAATATTCCATCTAAATCATTTAACAGTTTACCAACACATGTAAGTAGATCTTATTCCAATTATAAGAATATTAATTGGCAAGGTAATTATAGTGGGCAAACTCCTGGAACTGCAGCGGGGAGACGATATGCAAATAGGGATAATCAATTACCTAATAAAGATACTAATGGTAATGCGATAACATATAAAGAGTATGATGTAAATAATTATACTGGACCTATACGGGATAGTGAACGATTTGTTAGAGGCAGTGATGGAAGTGTTTATTATACGGATAATCATTATAAAAGTTTTATAAAAATTGAGTAG
- a CDS encoding barstar family protein — protein sequence MKFGENRMVHNKFIILSEVGCKSEVGILEKRHLFKAIIDGSKINSKEDLFQSLAQAFFFPSKVVLWSQFEDYLRDLSWLNTYDGYILIVKHFNDMFLDNPSLKVDFIDSFSNYILPFWEEEVINVVVNGISKLFYVYATE from the coding sequence ATGAAATTTGGAGAAAATAGAATGGTACATAATAAATTTATTATTTTAAGTGAAGTTGGTTGTAAAAGTGAAGTAGGGATATTAGAAAAGAGACATTTATTCAAAGCTATTATTGATGGATCTAAAATAAATAGCAAAGAAGATTTATTTCAGTCTTTAGCTCAAGCCTTTTTTTTTCCTAGTAAAGTTGTTTTATGGTCACAGTTTGAGGATTATTTACGTGATTTATCATGGTTAAATACTTATGATGGGTATATTCTAATTGTTAAACACTTTAATGATATGTTTTTAGATAATCCATCTTTAAAAGTTGATTTTATAGATAGTTTTTCGAACTATATTTTACCTTTTTGGGAAGAGGAGGTAATTAATGTTGTAGTAAATGGAATTTCAAAGCTTTTTTATGTATATGCTACTGAATGA
- a CDS encoding helix-turn-helix domain-containing protein, producing the protein MTYKHLSLEERFDVEKRIATGDSLTAIATILVRSRTTIYTELKHESVVQTRQDKARLVYLAGSGQLTYEQQRLGSFNTMKLSSIESFIFWVKEKVFKNIGLLMLLSDMLNVNIYLHIMK; encoded by the coding sequence ATTACGTACAAACACTTAAGCCTTGAAGAACGCTTTGATGTAGAAAAGAGAATCGCCACTGGCGATTCTCTTACAGCTATTGCAACCATATTAGTACGCTCTAGAACTACTATTTATACAGAGCTAAAACATGAATCTGTTGTTCAAACTCGACAAGATAAAGCTCGTCTTGTATATTTAGCAGGCTCCGGACAATTAACGTATGAACAGCAACGCCTTGGCTCATTTAATACGATGAAGTTAAGCTCCATAGAGTCCTTCATATTTTGGGTTAAAGAGAAAGTATTTAAGAACATTGGTCTTTTGATGCTGCTATCGGATATGCTAAATGTAAATATATATTTGCACATAATGAAATAG
- a CDS encoding WapI family immunity protein, which translates to MNDIKIELIEKFDRWYEFSIYMRAGDFSGKTNFGIMFSDYEKLICDIEKMYMELEGEFLINYEDSDDYVKARFKKYGHLEISAQLGGSWNENFVRLLMHTDQTMLGIILQQLKQLSR; encoded by the coding sequence ATGAATGATATAAAAATTGAATTGATAGAAAAATTTGATAGGTGGTATGAGTTTTCTATTTATATGCGGGCAGGTGATTTTTCTGGTAAGACTAATTTTGGCATAATGTTTAGTGATTATGAGAAATTGATTTGTGATATTGAAAAGATGTATATGGAATTGGAGGGAGAATTTTTAATTAATTATGAAGATTCTGATGACTATGTAAAAGCTCGATTTAAGAAATATGGGCATTTAGAAATTTCTGCACAATTAGGGGGGTCGTGGAATGAAAATTTTGTAAGGTTATTAATGCATACAGATCAAACAATGCTTGGCATAATTCTTCAACAGTTAAAACAGTTAAGTAGATAA
- a CDS encoding hemagglutinin repeat-containing protein: MFVVFKVIANVGGNLYIQSLQDKETYVGKQKNTGFSVSTNGTQLGNIFGEHSKGDMRSNYAGVTEQAGIFAGKDGYTITTKGTTTLEGAIIDSKAAAEKNTVSTGRLAMKDIENTAEYSSKNTGVSYNHIGNFKSLSQAGQDAVYNSLGLLPKLLPESKDSAHSTTKSAIADGTITVHDESVDIRSISRDTANSLNKLDKIFDKKKVEERQELARLFAKDAFEQLHYWEPKTKEEKVAKAIAHGVVAEVSARVAGNKPGSGFYAGVTNEALIGEIQKVAKTNPAVAQWLSAGVGAVVNAGLGKPVITGAAEAQYGTRDNAYGRMKQPDELSELKSSYYYIIALDGGVYKRSRTGDELVDPSVLSTDFISGVVVQNPEKGHQLEGQEVLINSDLSWTNIDEPMGKVHVGTADWAIKDTSSWDNPSVNNPTVIEEIPRVIDEWPEKSTGKIYRVYSNSSEPVFTGEYQGNRNVLAGIPVVSDPTRKYFMSGNYMIYDDGTPEIQNILRIAEMNMVMDDVVNTPGMMFANGDMGRIKTGFPSNMSPITQTVEPVYRKNNIISQVDFDYDPFKSKGLLYPISEKSYGDLSKIFNTYKPNNWNFFDSRSIKTDKPGFIHVKDSNKVMRYRVDPPDNITQYEHIHFYDKNGNALNERYKITPSDSPDSHIKIKQGENSISNTEYKNERK, from the coding sequence TTGTTTGTTGTCTTTAAAGTTATTGCCAACGTAGGTGGTAATTTATATATTCAAAGTTTACAGGATAAAGAGACCTATGTGGGGAAACAGAAAAATACAGGATTTAGTGTTTCTACAAATGGAACTCAATTAGGTAATATTTTCGGTGAGCATTCTAAAGGAGATATGCGTAGCAACTATGCCGGTGTAACGGAGCAAGCCGGTATCTTTGCCGGTAAGGATGGTTATACAATTACTACAAAAGGTACTACCACATTAGAAGGGGCCATTATTGACAGTAAAGCTGCTGCAGAAAAGAATACAGTATCTACCGGTCGCTTAGCGATGAAAGATATTGAAAATACGGCTGAGTACTCCTCGAAGAATACAGGTGTGAGTTATAATCATATAGGAAACTTTAAGTCGCTAAGTCAAGCGGGACAAGATGCGGTATATAATTCGCTAGGACTTTTACCGAAATTATTACCTGAATCTAAGGATTCCGCACATAGCACTACCAAATCTGCTATTGCTGATGGTACAATAACTGTACATGATGAATCTGTAGATATACGTTCGATTTCTAGAGATACCGCTAATAGTCTAAATAAATTGGACAAAATCTTTGATAAGAAGAAAGTAGAGGAACGACAGGAATTAGCTCGGCTCTTTGCTAAAGATGCATTTGAACAATTGCATTATTGGGAACCGAAAACTAAAGAAGAGAAAGTGGCTAAAGCGATTGCTCATGGTGTAGTGGCGGAAGTATCCGCTCGAGTTGCCGGGAATAAACCAGGTAGCGGTTTCTATGCGGGAGTTACCAATGAGGCACTAATTGGTGAAATTCAAAAAGTGGCTAAGACAAATCCTGCTGTGGCACAATGGCTCAGTGCCGGGGTAGGAGCAGTAGTAAATGCCGGATTAGGAAAACCTGTTATTACCGGAGCGGCTGAAGCGCAGTATGGGACTAGAGATAATGCATATGGTAGGATGAAACAGCCTGATGAGCTATCTGAGCTTAAATCTTCTTATTATTATATTATTGCTTTAGATGGTGGCGTGTATAAGAGAAGTAGAACTGGTGATGAACTGGTGGATCCATCTGTATTAAGTACTGATTTTATTTCTGGCGTTGTTGTACAAAATCCTGAAAAAGGACATCAATTAGAAGGACAGGAAGTCTTAATTAATTCGGATCTGAGTTGGACTAATATTGATGAACCTATGGGAAAAGTTCATGTTGGAACTGCAGATTGGGCTATAAAGGATACTTCTTCATGGGATAATCCTAGTGTAAATAATCCTACTGTAATTGAAGAAATCCCAAGAGTCATAGATGAGTGGCCAGAAAAATCTACAGGTAAAATTTATAGGGTTTATAGTAATAGTTCAGAACCAGTATTTACAGGCGAATATCAAGGAAATAGAAATGTTTTAGCTGGTATTCCTGTAGTATCAGATCCGACAAGAAAATATTTTATGTCTGGTAACTATATGATTTATGATGATGGGACCCCTGAAATTCAAAATATATTACGGATAGCTGAAATGAATATGGTTATGGATGATGTTGTTAATACACCAGGCATGATGTTTGCTAATGGTGATATGGGACGCATTAAAACTGGATTCCCTAGTAACATGAGCCCTATAACACAAACCGTAGAACCCGTATATAGAAAAAATAATATTATTAGTCAAGTTGATTTTGATTATGATCCATTTAAAAGTAAAGGCTTACTTTATCCTATTTCTGAAAAATCATACGGAGATCTGAGTAAAATATTTAATACGTATAAGCCAAATAATTGGAACTTTTTTGATTCTAGATCTATTAAAACTGATAAACCAGGATTTATACATGTAAAAGACAGTAATAAAGTAATGAGATATAGAGTGGACCCACCTGATAATATTACTCAATATGAACATATACATTTTTATGATAAGAATGGAAATGCATTAAATGAACGTTATAAAATTACCCCAAGTGATAGTCCTGATTCGCATATAAAAATAAAACAAGGTGAAAACTCGATAAGTAATACAGAGTACAAAAATGAAAGGAAATAA
- a CDS encoding DUF805 domain-containing protein, translating to MWLDNEFSLFKQNIEILRVNQRIGRLAYLWAVFGLVISKFLVYLIFVVLIGLIQGTPLQGSQYLSYIYFGSLQIIHIVATIFILKRRLNDCGSSLWYMILVPIVYISLWVYWGMSFSWASISETIVNASFYWDGFFWQYFILACFALPLSVPDSNEYGLDEGRDRYNNYIIAYVRSSTISEDKDAGKFDYVCSCIWDVLFARIFDIKGRTSVSAFWVGLVGSRAFMDIIMYMIIAVVSLIVQLDIPLYIPRWSFMSILIWPAIAMITLGIRRLHDSLLSGLWIIGLFIPYINIFVSYQLLFKKSWYIES from the coding sequence ATGTGGTTAGATAATGAATTTTCACTATTTAAACAAAATATAGAGATATTACGAGTGAATCAACGCATAGGCAGACTAGCATATTTGTGGGCTGTGTTTGGATTAGTGATTAGTAAATTTTTAGTTTATCTTATATTTGTTGTATTGATAGGGCTTATTCAAGGGACTCCGCTTCAAGGTAGTCAATATTTGTCTTATATTTATTTTGGAAGTCTACAGATTATACATATAGTTGCAACTATTTTTATACTTAAACGTAGACTAAATGATTGTGGTTCATCCTTGTGGTATATGATCTTGGTCCCCATAGTGTACATAAGCTTATGGGTGTATTGGGGGATGAGTTTTAGTTGGGCGTCTATATCCGAGACTATTGTAAATGCAAGCTTTTATTGGGATGGGTTCTTTTGGCAGTATTTCATTTTAGCTTGCTTTGCCTTGCCTCTCAGCGTGCCAGATTCTAATGAGTATGGTTTAGATGAAGGTCGAGATAGATATAATAACTACATTATTGCTTACGTTCGAAGTTCTACCATTAGTGAAGATAAGGATGCTGGCAAATTTGACTATGTGTGCAGTTGTATATGGGATGTTCTATTTGCTAGGATTTTTGATATTAAGGGAAGGACTTCCGTATCAGCCTTTTGGGTTGGCCTTGTAGGATCTCGCGCTTTCATGGATATTATTATGTATATGATTATAGCAGTAGTATCGTTAATTGTTCAGCTGGATATCCCTCTTTATATACCACGTTGGAGCTTTATGTCTATCCTAATATGGCCAGCCATAGCTATGATTACACTAGGTATACGTAGACTTCATGATTCTCTATTAAGCGGGTTATGGATTATTGGCCTTTTTATTCCATATATCAATATTTTTGTCAGTTATCAATTGTTGTTTAAAAAATCTTGGTATATTGAAAGTTGA